The Terriglobus roseus region CGCGGATACGTAGTGTGCCACTCGGGAATGTGTTCCTGAAACTTATGGAAGCGCTTCAGGAAGTCCTGCGTGCCAAAGTGCACCATCACGTCCTGATTGCTATACGGAATCAGCGCCTTCACATCCTCAGGGTCGGACAGGTCCACTTCGCTCAGTTGCGACGATGTATTCTTGCCATCCGAATCCAGATCCTTCAAAAACGCGGCAAAAAGCTGCATCTTCTGCTGACGCGACGTCGCTGCATCGGCGCCTTTGATCCCCGTGATCACGGGGAAGGTGTAACGTGCATTGCCCGGAGCATCCGGCGGAATATCCAGAACCACGCCGCTGGCATCAATCAGGCCAATGTCTCCGCCCTGCCGCAAATACGCCACAGGAACACGCTCCGTCACATGCACACGCAGACGATTCGGCAGCAGCCGCATCACCGTGGCGTGTTCCACCCAGGGCATCTGTTCCAGTTGCGCACGTCGCTCCTGCAAGGGAACGTGGAAGATATTGCGATCCACATCCTCACCAAAAACACTGAGCATCTGCGCGCGTGAAAGATGACTGTTGCCATCCAATTCCATCTGCTGCGACGAAGTAATGCGGAAGGTATCGCTCGTCGTCATGTAGCGCATCGCGGTGTAGCAGCCCGCGGCTACAGCAACCAGCGACAGGCCAACAGACACGCCCGCGATAATCCATCCATTACGAGTCTTGGGGATCAGGCCACGGCGAATACGACGATTACGTCCACTGGCGCGCAGGAACGCTTCCGTATCGGCGTCTTCCGTGAAGTCGTCTACCATCTCACGACGCGGACGCACCGATTCGACCGCTGGGCGGCGGAAGGGAACTGGCCCGGGACGCGACGCCACATCGTCCTCGTCATCGAGGACTGCAGCGACTGCGCCGCCATTCTTTTGAAGCTTCCGCATGCCTGAGCAGGGCCGCGGAGAATCGCCTGCGGCCATCTTACAGTGCTGTGATGCGGCATCCGCACGGAAACAATGGCCAGCCGGAACCTAACTGGGCAATCCCTCTGCGAGCGGTGGCTGCGACCAAATACAATTCCGCCCATGCGACTTTCCTTTGCTGCGCCGTTGTGTGTCCTGGCCTCTCTTCTTCCTGCTGCTGGATTTGCTCAGAAAGACTCAGACTGGGTGGGCACCTGGACCAGCGCAGCCATGCCGCTCACGCAGCCTTCTGACAAGGCCAAGCTGCCGTTGGGATACGACGATGTGGCCGTGCGGCAGGTTGTGCACATCAGCCAGGGGGGCAAGCGTCTCCGCGTCGCGTTCACCAACGAGTTCGGCACCACCCCGCTGCATATCCGCGCAGCGCACGTTGCATTCCTGGCCGCTGGATCAAGAATCCTTCCGGCGACCGACAAGGCACTCACCTTCGATGGCAGCCCTGAAATCACCATCGCTCCCGGCCAATTCGCCTACTCCGACGCGGTGGTCGAGTCAGTGCCCATTTTCTCCGATGTCGTGATCACGACATCCATTCCGGCGCAGACCATGCCCACCATCACGTACCACGCTCTCGGAATGACCACCACCTGGTTCGCCCCCGGCGGCGACGTGGCAGCGCAGGAGTTTGAGACACCTGCGGCCGTCCCTCCCGGCATTCAGCCTCCTGATGTGTCGGCGCCAGTGCGCAGTCTCTCGCGCAGCGAATCGCCGGTGCAGGAGCCCATCGTGAAGCCCCAGCCCGGAGCAGACACCAAAACCGCTGCGGCTCCCGGCGTCATCAAGACCAGCTCGTGGTACTTCCTCAAGAACGTTGAGGTGAATAAGGAAGGCCACTCTGCTGCGATCGTCACCATCGGCGATTCCATCACCGACGGCGCGCGCTCCACTCCAGATACCAATCGTCGCTGGCCCGATCAGTTAGCTCCGCTGCTCGCAGCGAATAAGAAGACCAAGCGACTTGGCATTCTCAACGTCGGCATCAGTGGCAACCGCGTGCTCAAGTTTGGCGCAGGCCCAAGCGCGCTGGATCGCTTTGATCGCGACGTCGTAAAGCAGCCGGGTGCAAAGTATGTAGTGCTCCTCGACGGCATCAATGACATCGGCAACATGCACCGCGCACCAGTGGATGCGATTACTGAAAAGGAAATGCTCGACGCGTACACGACGCTGGCGAACAAGGCGCATGCTGCAGGCCTGAAGATCATTGCCGCGACCATGACGCCGTATCAAGGCGCGAAGTATTACAGCGAAGACGGTGAACAAATCCGCGAACACCTGAACACATTCTTCCGCACCAGCAAGCTGTTTGACGGTGTGATCGACTTCGACAAGATCATTGCTGATCCGCAACATCCGCTGCAGTTCAACCCGAAGTACGATTCAGGCGATCACCTGCATCCTTCTGACGCAGGCTACACAGCCATGGCAGCTGGGATTGATCTGAAGCTGTTCCGCAAGTAGTTACTTCTTGGCCAGCTTAATGGTCTGGTGCAGAGTCTTGTAGCAGGGAATCGCGTCTGCGGCATGCGTGTTCAGCGTGTCGCGGACGCTGCCGTCATATAGCACGGAGTCTCCCGGGCGCAGGTAGATATCCGAGGCATGGGCATCGCACTCTGGTTCGCGCGTCACTTCCATCTCGAACACCTGCTGGCTACGGAGCAGGTCCGGACGAATAGGCAGCCCAAATCCTGGGTACTGGTCTATCAGCTTCACAAACTGGTGTTCGTTGTCTTTGGTGCTGACATCCGCCAGGTAGATTTCCTGATTACCCGCAAAACTCTGGTGTGACGAACTGCTCACAGCCAGAATCCGAACGTGCGCCTTCATCGGCTTCGACTGGTTTGTGAATGGCGTGGGCGCGGAAGCGGCGAGCGTGGTGGCGACCCCAAGCAGCACAGGTAATACGGTCCATCGCATTGGGTTTCGGTTCACATTCGCCTCCAAGACCGAAGTTTACTCCACCCGATTGAGTTTCGGCAGAGGCGCCAGGTTCGTCGGATAGCGAACAGATACACCCTGTTCATTTCTGTTCGGTATGCTTGCGATGGATGTACCGGTTGCGGCATCTATATCGCAACCAATGCCTCATTCTCTTGCCAGAGACATCCTCCTACCGCTGGCCTCAAATGCGGCAAAATCCTCTTCCTTCTAACCGGATCACAAGGAGATATGAACGTCATGGACACGCTCAAAATGCAGGACGGAGTCAGCATTTTTTTCAAGGACTGGGGTCCGAAGGACGCACAGCCCATCGTCTTCCATCACGGATGGCCTCTCAGCGCAGACGACTGGGATACGCAGATGCTCTACTTCCTCGATAAGGGATTTCGCGTCATCGCGCATGATCGCCGCGGCCACGGTCGTTCCACGCAGACATGGGACGGTAACGACATGGACACTTACGCTGCAGACATGATCGCCCTCGCCGACGCCCTCGACTTGAAGAATGCCGTGCACATCGGTCATTCCACCGGCGGTGGTGAAGTTGCTCGATACGTAGCGCGTTCCAAGCCCGGCCGCGTTGCCAAGGCTGTTCTCGTCAGCGCGGTGCCGCCCATCATGGTTAAGTCAGACAGCAACCCTGGCGGCCTGCCGATCGAAGTCTTCGACGGTCTCCGCGCTGCACTTGCCGCCAACCGCGCACAGTTCTACGTGGATCTACCTTCCGGTCCCTTCTATGGCTTCAACCGCGAAGGTGTGAAGACGATTGACGGTGTGGTGCACAACTGGTGGCGTCAGGGCATGATGGGCAGCGCCAAGGCTCATTACGACTGCATCAAGACCTTCTCTGAAACCGACTTCACGGAAGACCTGAAGGCCATCACCGTTCCCGTACTCGTTTTGCACGGCACAGATGACCAGATCGTTCCGTACAAGGACGCCGGCCCGCTTTCCGCAAAGCTGCTGCAAAACAGCACGCTGAAGCTTTACGACGGATACCCGCACGGCATGTTGACCGTGCACGCGGACGTCCTCAACCCGGACCTGCTGGCATTCATCAAGAGCTAACGCGAATATCGGCCGCAAAAGGGCTTCGTACTCAAATGACGCGTACGAAGCCCGCCCACAAATCGGGTACGATAGTAGTGTTCCCGAAGGAGATCTCCATGAGCGACCACCATCACGAAGAAC contains the following coding sequences:
- a CDS encoding cell division protein FtsQ/DivIB — encoded protein: MRKLQKNGGAVAAVLDDEDDVASRPGPVPFRRPAVESVRPRREMVDDFTEDADTEAFLRASGRNRRIRRGLIPKTRNGWIIAGVSVGLSLVAVAAGCYTAMRYMTTSDTFRITSSQQMELDGNSHLSRAQMLSVFGEDVDRNIFHVPLQERRAQLEQMPWVEHATVMRLLPNRLRVHVTERVPVAYLRQGGDIGLIDASGVVLDIPPDAPGNARYTFPVITGIKGADAATSRQQKMQLFAAFLKDLDSDGKNTSSQLSEVDLSDPEDVKALIPYSNQDVMVHFGTQDFLKRFHKFQEHIPEWHTTYPRLSGVDMRYERQVVLQMPAKDSTVVSGPAAADATVAQNPAPSQKSAPVQVAKVNAPVKTPAPVAKVSVPVKAPAPAAKTVVVNTPARPTAPAAHKPSTKAQEKEAATRKRVEAIKAWMAKREKARSAAKATAKAE
- a CDS encoding GDSL-type esterase/lipase family protein; the encoded protein is MRLSFAAPLCVLASLLPAAGFAQKDSDWVGTWTSAAMPLTQPSDKAKLPLGYDDVAVRQVVHISQGGKRLRVAFTNEFGTTPLHIRAAHVAFLAAGSRILPATDKALTFDGSPEITIAPGQFAYSDAVVESVPIFSDVVITTSIPAQTMPTITYHALGMTTTWFAPGGDVAAQEFETPAAVPPGIQPPDVSAPVRSLSRSESPVQEPIVKPQPGADTKTAAAPGVIKTSSWYFLKNVEVNKEGHSAAIVTIGDSITDGARSTPDTNRRWPDQLAPLLAANKKTKRLGILNVGISGNRVLKFGAGPSALDRFDRDVVKQPGAKYVVLLDGINDIGNMHRAPVDAITEKEMLDAYTTLANKAHAAGLKIIAATMTPYQGAKYYSEDGEQIREHLNTFFRTSKLFDGVIDFDKIIADPQHPLQFNPKYDSGDHLHPSDAGYTAMAAGIDLKLFRK
- a CDS encoding alpha/beta fold hydrolase, which encodes MDTLKMQDGVSIFFKDWGPKDAQPIVFHHGWPLSADDWDTQMLYFLDKGFRVIAHDRRGHGRSTQTWDGNDMDTYAADMIALADALDLKNAVHIGHSTGGGEVARYVARSKPGRVAKAVLVSAVPPIMVKSDSNPGGLPIEVFDGLRAALAANRAQFYVDLPSGPFYGFNREGVKTIDGVVHNWWRQGMMGSAKAHYDCIKTFSETDFTEDLKAITVPVLVLHGTDDQIVPYKDAGPLSAKLLQNSTLKLYDGYPHGMLTVHADVLNPDLLAFIKS